One stretch of Brevibacillus laterosporus DNA includes these proteins:
- the rnr gene encoding ribonuclease R, whose product MKDIDILSFMREQAYHPMTIHELEEAFSLQGSDDFKQLVKTLNQLEDNGVVVRTRANRYGIPEKMNLVRGRLQNHPKGFGFVIPETQGEEDVYVHSNDMQGAMHGDTVLVRVEKEAFGSRLEGKIVRVVERSTKTIVGTYQDQEHYGFVLPDDKRIGKDIFIPQQAVNGAVDGHKVVVKILKYAEGRGNPEGEITEILGHKNDPGVDILSIIRKFNLPEGFPDDVLAEAEAAPDRISDEEIKDRRDLRERMMVTIDGADAKDLDDAVSLERLENGNVRLGVHIADVSYYVKGKSTLDQEAYRRGTSVYLVDRVIPMLPHRLSNGICSLNPQVDRLTITCDMEFDAGANIVSHDIYLSVIRTNERMTYADVRSILVDQDQELREKYHELVPMFESMEELCLKLRKKRMQRGAIDFDFREAKIYVDAEGTPTDIGFRTRSIAEQMIEEFMLAANETVAEHFHKLKRPFIYRIHEDPKEEKLQNFMEFITSFGYSVRGKGTSVHPKALQQLLEEIKGTPEEVIISTVLLRSMKQARYDAESFGHFGLSTEYYTHFTSPIRRYPDLIVHRMIRLWLEKEKLDAKEEAYWTAEMPIIAEHTSQRERVAVDAERETDDLKKAEYMLQHIGEEFEGVISSVTSFGIFVELPNTIEGLVHVSYLTDDYYNYHEKMYALIGERTGKQYRIGDEVLVRVTTVNVDERTIDFEIVGMKKPSELRFNRSREAKVINGNGRDRDRGGNRQQRRSKPFKDAGPAAVKRKRKQERNQGGQGGQRTQGGNQRGQGTQGAQGSDQTQGGQSARGRDAQRRSSGNAGAGRFIALPGQETTEGKETTESKQKGFWEDFVSSKQKKKRGSVVKPAKRKRK is encoded by the coding sequence ATGAAAGATATAGATATCCTTTCCTTTATGAGGGAACAGGCGTATCATCCCATGACGATACACGAGCTAGAAGAAGCGTTTAGCTTACAAGGCTCAGATGATTTTAAGCAATTAGTGAAAACCTTGAATCAGCTTGAGGATAATGGAGTAGTCGTACGTACACGTGCAAACCGCTATGGTATTCCAGAAAAAATGAATTTGGTTCGCGGTAGACTACAAAACCATCCAAAAGGCTTTGGTTTCGTGATTCCTGAGACTCAAGGTGAAGAAGATGTGTATGTGCATTCCAACGATATGCAAGGCGCTATGCACGGAGACACGGTTTTGGTTCGAGTGGAAAAAGAGGCATTTGGCAGTCGTTTGGAGGGTAAAATCGTTCGTGTTGTGGAACGTAGCACGAAGACGATTGTAGGGACGTATCAGGATCAGGAGCACTATGGCTTTGTGCTTCCAGATGATAAGCGCATTGGGAAAGACATCTTTATTCCACAACAAGCCGTAAATGGAGCTGTAGACGGCCACAAGGTGGTTGTAAAGATTCTCAAGTACGCAGAGGGTAGAGGAAACCCTGAAGGTGAGATAACGGAGATTCTGGGGCATAAGAACGACCCTGGAGTAGATATCCTTTCGATTATCCGAAAGTTTAACTTACCGGAGGGCTTCCCCGATGATGTACTAGCAGAAGCGGAAGCAGCTCCCGATCGTATTTCTGATGAAGAAATAAAAGATAGACGTGATTTGCGTGAGCGGATGATGGTCACCATTGATGGAGCGGATGCTAAGGATTTGGATGATGCTGTTTCTCTGGAGCGATTAGAGAACGGTAATGTACGTCTAGGCGTTCATATTGCGGATGTTAGCTATTATGTAAAAGGAAAGTCTACCTTAGATCAGGAAGCATACCGTCGTGGTACAAGTGTGTATCTTGTGGACCGAGTCATTCCGATGTTACCGCATCGATTATCGAATGGAATTTGTAGTTTAAATCCGCAAGTGGATCGACTAACGATTACCTGTGATATGGAATTCGATGCAGGGGCTAACATTGTTTCACATGACATCTATTTAAGTGTCATTCGTACCAACGAGCGGATGACTTACGCTGATGTTCGCAGTATTTTAGTTGATCAGGATCAGGAGCTACGTGAGAAATATCATGAATTAGTACCAATGTTTGAAAGCATGGAAGAGCTTTGCCTCAAATTACGTAAAAAACGGATGCAGCGTGGAGCTATCGATTTTGATTTCCGTGAGGCAAAGATTTATGTAGATGCTGAAGGCACACCAACTGACATTGGCTTCCGTACACGCTCCATAGCTGAGCAGATGATTGAAGAGTTCATGCTGGCTGCCAATGAAACGGTAGCAGAGCATTTCCATAAATTGAAGCGTCCTTTTATTTACCGGATTCACGAAGATCCAAAGGAAGAAAAACTACAAAACTTCATGGAGTTTATCACGAGCTTTGGATACAGCGTGCGAGGTAAGGGAACGTCTGTTCATCCAAAAGCGCTACAACAATTGTTAGAAGAGATCAAAGGAACACCTGAAGAGGTAATCATTAGTACGGTATTGCTTCGTTCCATGAAACAGGCACGTTACGACGCAGAGAGCTTTGGACACTTTGGCTTATCTACGGAATACTACACACATTTCACTTCTCCAATTCGCCGTTATCCAGACTTAATTGTGCATCGGATGATTCGTTTGTGGTTGGAAAAAGAGAAGCTGGATGCAAAAGAAGAGGCATACTGGACAGCGGAAATGCCGATCATTGCAGAACACACCTCTCAACGAGAACGTGTAGCAGTAGATGCTGAACGTGAAACAGATGATCTGAAAAAAGCGGAATACATGCTACAACATATTGGTGAAGAGTTTGAAGGCGTGATTTCTAGTGTAACTTCCTTTGGTATCTTTGTAGAGCTTCCAAACACGATTGAAGGATTGGTACATGTCAGCTATCTAACCGACGACTATTATAACTACCACGAAAAAATGTATGCTCTTATTGGAGAACGTACGGGTAAGCAGTATCGGATCGGTGACGAGGTTCTAGTACGAGTGACTACGGTTAACGTGGACGAACGCACCATTGACTTTGAAATAGTTGGCATGAAAAAGCCAAGTGAACTTCGATTTAACAGATCACGTGAAGCAAAAGTAATTAACGGCAATGGTCGAGATCGTGATCGTGGTGGCAACCGACAACAGCGTCGTTCAAAACCTTTTAAAGATGCAGGTCCAGCTGCTGTGAAACGAAAACGTAAGCAGGAGCGCAATCAAGGTGGACAAGGAGGTCAACGTACACAAGGTGGTAATCAACGTGGACAAGGCACTCAAGGCGCTCAAGGTAGCGATCAAACGCAAGGTGGCCAAAGTGCACGTGGAAGAGATGCTCAGCGTCGTTCCTCCGGTAATGCAGGAGCAGGACGCTTCATAGCACTTCCAGGGCAAGAAACCACTGAAGGCAAGGAAACTACGGAATCCAAACAAAAAGGGTTTTGGGAGGATTTTGTAAGCTCCAAGCAGAAGAAAAAGCGGGGCTCTGTGGTGAAACCAGCTAAACGTAAGCGGAAATAA
- a CDS encoding phosphopyruvate hydratase, with amino-acid sequence MTTLITDIYAREILDSRGNPTLEVEVYLEDGSMGRAAVPSGASTGAHEAVELRDGDKARYLGKGVTNAVANVNDIIAPELIGMDATDQVGIDMTMIALDGTPNKAKLGANAILGVSMAAARAAATSLGVSLYNYMGGFNAKTLPVPMMNILNGGEHADNTVDIQEFMVMPVNAPSFKEALRMGSEIFHSLKKVLHDKGLNTAVGDEGGFAPNLKSNEEAITTILEAIKAAGYEAGKDVFIALDVAATEMFKDGKYHFTGEGVVKTTEEMVAFYEDLVTKYPIISIEDGLSEDDWEGWKLLTDRLGSKVQLVGDDLFVTNTERLTTGIESATANSILVKVNQIGTLTETFDAIEMAKRAGYTAVISHRSGETEDSTIADIAVATNAGQIKTGAPSRTDRVAKYNQLLRLEDELGETARYGGRAAFYNLKK; translated from the coding sequence ATGACAACACTTATTACAGATATTTACGCTCGCGAGATTCTTGATTCCCGTGGTAATCCAACTTTAGAGGTAGAAGTATACTTAGAAGACGGTTCTATGGGCCGTGCAGCAGTTCCATCTGGTGCTTCCACAGGTGCACACGAAGCAGTCGAGCTTCGCGATGGAGACAAAGCTCGTTACCTTGGTAAAGGTGTAACTAATGCTGTTGCTAATGTAAACGACATAATCGCTCCTGAACTAATCGGTATGGACGCTACTGACCAAGTTGGTATCGACATGACAATGATCGCTTTGGATGGTACTCCTAACAAAGCGAAATTGGGCGCTAACGCTATCCTAGGTGTATCTATGGCAGCAGCTCGTGCAGCAGCTACATCTCTTGGTGTATCCTTGTACAACTACATGGGCGGATTCAACGCGAAAACTCTACCAGTTCCTATGATGAACATCCTAAATGGTGGAGAGCACGCTGATAACACAGTAGATATTCAAGAATTCATGGTTATGCCAGTAAACGCTCCTTCTTTCAAAGAAGCTCTTCGTATGGGTTCTGAGATCTTCCACTCCTTGAAAAAGGTTCTTCATGACAAAGGTCTTAACACAGCTGTAGGTGACGAAGGTGGTTTCGCTCCTAACTTGAAATCTAACGAAGAAGCGATCACTACAATCCTTGAAGCAATCAAAGCGGCTGGATATGAAGCTGGTAAAGACGTATTCATCGCTCTTGACGTAGCTGCTACTGAAATGTTCAAAGATGGTAAATACCACTTCACTGGTGAAGGCGTAGTAAAAACTACAGAAGAAATGGTAGCTTTCTATGAAGATCTAGTAACAAAATACCCAATCATCTCTATCGAAGACGGATTGTCTGAAGATGACTGGGAAGGTTGGAAGCTTCTAACTGATCGTCTAGGTAGCAAAGTTCAATTGGTTGGTGACGACTTGTTCGTAACAAACACTGAGCGTCTGACTACTGGTATCGAATCAGCAACAGCTAACTCTATCTTGGTTAAAGTTAACCAAATCGGTACATTGACTGAGACTTTCGATGCAATCGAAATGGCTAAACGCGCTGGTTATACAGCAGTTATCTCTCACCGTTCTGGTGAAACAGAAGACTCCACAATCGCTGACATCGCGGTTGCAACTAACGCTGGTCAAATCAAAACAGGTGCACCATCCCGTACAGACCGTGTTGCGAAATACAACCAATTGCTTCGTTTGGAAGATGAATTGGGAGAAACAGCTCGCTACGGCGGACGTGCAGCATTCTACAATCTTAAAAAATAA
- a CDS encoding cytochrome c, whose translation MAGSNFKKDVNQNDVVDSAKAFGFSFGILFLVFVLFLVASIIYPPKHGEEAKGGGAGGTTNINAEQIVKQNCTSCHGQNLEGMVGPALANIGSQLDEKAISDVIKNGKGSMPKGILTDPKEITAVSKWLSEKK comes from the coding sequence ATGGCTGGTTCAAACTTTAAGAAAGACGTGAATCAAAACGACGTAGTTGACTCGGCGAAAGCATTTGGGTTCTCTTTTGGTATTTTGTTCCTTGTTTTCGTACTGTTCCTCGTAGCCTCTATTATTTATCCGCCTAAACATGGCGAAGAAGCAAAGGGCGGCGGAGCTGGTGGAACTACCAATATCAATGCTGAACAAATCGTTAAGCAAAATTGTACATCCTGTCACGGTCAAAACCTGGAAGGTATGGTAGGTCCTGCACTGGCAAACATCGGCTCCCAACTTGATGAAAAAGCGATAAGTGATGTCATCAAGAACGGTAAAGGTTCTATGCCAAAAGGTATTCTTACAGATCCAAAGGAAATAACCGCAGTGTCTAAATGGTTGTCTGAAAAGAAATAA
- a CDS encoding phosphoglycerate kinase, with translation MNKKSIRDIELAGKRVFCRVDFNVPMQDGVITDDTRIRAAVPTIQFLIDNHAKIILASHFGRPKGEVVEEMRLTAVGEHLASLLGKPVKKLNDSIGTEVEAAVQEMKEGDVILLENVRFHKGEEKNDPELAKSFAKLADLFVNDAFGTAHRAHATTAGIAQHIPAVAGLLMEKEIQFMGGALSKPERPFTAIVGGAKVKDKIGVIENLLGKVDTLIIGGGMANTFIKAQGYNVGASLCEEDKLELARTLMEQAKERKVNLLMPVDVVVADKFAADANKQVVSIDAIPEGWMALDIGPKTMANYRDAIVPSKTVVWNGPMGVFEMDAFAAGTIAVANAMEECQGTTIIGGGDSVAAVEKAGVAEKMTHISTGGGASLEFMEGKELPGVTALQNK, from the coding sequence GTGAACAAAAAGTCCATTCGCGATATAGAATTAGCAGGTAAACGTGTGTTTTGTCGAGTAGATTTCAACGTCCCAATGCAAGATGGCGTAATTACTGACGACACGCGTATTCGTGCTGCTGTTCCAACTATTCAATTTTTGATTGATAACCATGCTAAAATCATTTTGGCTAGCCATTTTGGCCGTCCAAAGGGTGAAGTAGTGGAAGAAATGCGTCTTACTGCTGTAGGCGAACATCTAGCTTCTCTTCTTGGCAAACCTGTAAAAAAACTGAACGATTCAATTGGAACAGAAGTAGAAGCTGCTGTCCAAGAGATGAAAGAAGGCGATGTCATTCTTCTTGAAAACGTTCGTTTCCATAAAGGGGAAGAAAAGAACGATCCTGAGCTGGCGAAAAGTTTTGCAAAACTTGCTGACCTGTTTGTAAACGATGCATTTGGTACGGCTCACCGTGCGCATGCAACGACCGCGGGTATTGCTCAGCACATTCCGGCAGTAGCTGGCTTGTTGATGGAAAAAGAAATTCAATTCATGGGTGGGGCTTTGTCCAAGCCTGAGCGTCCTTTCACAGCTATCGTGGGCGGAGCGAAAGTAAAAGACAAAATCGGCGTAATCGAAAATCTGTTGGGCAAAGTAGATACTTTGATCATCGGTGGCGGTATGGCTAACACTTTCATCAAAGCACAAGGTTACAATGTTGGAGCTTCCCTTTGTGAAGAAGATAAGCTGGAACTTGCTCGCACGTTGATGGAACAAGCAAAAGAGCGTAAAGTGAACTTGCTTATGCCAGTTGACGTAGTGGTTGCTGACAAGTTTGCAGCTGATGCTAACAAGCAAGTAGTGAGCATTGACGCTATTCCAGAAGGTTGGATGGCCCTAGATATCGGACCAAAGACAATGGCTAACTACCGTGATGCAATTGTTCCTTCTAAAACAGTAGTATGGAACGGACCTATGGGTGTATTTGAAATGGACGCTTTTGCAGCTGGCACGATTGCGGTTGCTAACGCAATGGAAGAATGCCAAGGCACGACAATCATTGGTGGTGGTGACTCTGTAGCTGCTGTTGAAAAAGCAGGCGTAGCAGAGAAGATGACCCACATATCTACTGGTGGCGGAGCTTCCCTTGAGTTTATGGAAGGTAAAGAACTACCTGGCGTAACAGCTTTGCAAAACAAGTAA
- a CDS encoding triose-phosphate isomerase: MRTPIIAGNWKMFKNIAEATTFASQLPKEDQTPQIEKVICAPYTNLPALAELFKGTPYKLGAQNVHFEETGAFTGEISPLMLKELGVEYVIIGHSERRQYFNETDETVNKKAKATLAHGMKPIVCVGESLEEYEANTTENVVRTQTEAALSGLTAEQVKETVIAYEPIWAIGTGKSSTAENANKTIAFIRSVIAGAFDANTAAQVRIQYGGSVKPENVASYMGESDIDGALVGGASLTVEGYMGLVNGVQQ, from the coding sequence ATGAGAACACCAATTATCGCTGGGAACTGGAAGATGTTCAAAAACATCGCGGAAGCAACTACGTTTGCCTCCCAATTACCTAAAGAGGATCAAACTCCTCAAATTGAAAAGGTTATCTGCGCACCTTACACGAATTTGCCAGCATTGGCTGAGCTATTCAAAGGTACTCCTTATAAATTGGGCGCACAAAACGTGCATTTTGAAGAAACAGGTGCATTCACTGGTGAAATCAGCCCACTTATGTTAAAAGAGCTAGGTGTTGAATACGTGATTATCGGTCACTCCGAGCGTCGCCAATACTTCAACGAAACAGACGAAACAGTGAACAAGAAAGCGAAAGCAACTCTTGCTCATGGAATGAAACCAATTGTTTGCGTAGGGGAGTCCCTAGAAGAGTACGAAGCAAATACGACTGAAAACGTAGTTCGTACGCAAACAGAAGCTGCTCTTAGCGGTCTAACTGCTGAGCAAGTCAAAGAAACAGTAATTGCTTATGAGCCAATTTGGGCAATCGGTACTGGTAAATCTTCTACAGCTGAAAATGCTAACAAAACAATCGCTTTCATCCGTAGCGTGATTGCAGGTGCATTTGACGCTAATACAGCAGCGCAAGTACGCATTCAATACGGTGGTAGCGTGAAGCCTGAAAATGTGGCAAGCTATATGGGTGAGTCCGACATTGATGGAGCACTAGTTGGCGGAGCGAGCCTAACTGTTGAAGGATACATGGGCTTAGTCAACGGAGTACAACAGTAG
- a CDS encoding 2,3-bisphosphoglycerate-independent phosphoglycerate mutase — protein sequence MANRPKPVALIIMDGFGLRGNDYGNAVNQAKKPNYDRLMNDYPNATLLASGLEVGLPEGQMGNSEVGHLNLGAGRIIYQDLTRITKSIKEGAFFDNETLVAAFKHAKENNNKVHFFGLLSDGGVHSHINHLLALLELAKKENAEDVFVHGFLDGRDVAPDSAIKYIEELQSKMNELGVGKIATVQGRYYAMDRDKRWERVEKAYRAMVYGDAPHYSDAIKAVKESYEKSVMDEFVMPTVMVDENDQPIGKVEDGDSIIFFNFRPDRAIQTSQAFTNEDFRGFDRGENYPKNLHFVCLTKFSETVGGYVAYKPTNLDNTLGEVLAQNNLKQLRIAETEKYPHVTFFFSGGREQEFPGEKRILIPSPKVATYDLQPEMSANELTDAVVKEIEEENFDVIILNFANCDMVGHSGMMEPTIKAVETVDACVGRVADAIIAKGGVSIITADHGNADLMLTDEGRPITSHSTNPVPVIVTKKGLELRPDGILADLSPTMLELLGVTQPAEMTGQSIIKK from the coding sequence ATGGCTAACAGACCAAAACCAGTTGCGTTAATTATTATGGACGGGTTTGGTCTTCGCGGTAATGATTACGGTAATGCTGTTAATCAAGCGAAAAAACCAAACTACGATCGCCTGATGAACGATTATCCAAATGCTACATTGCTAGCTTCTGGTCTAGAAGTTGGTCTTCCAGAAGGGCAAATGGGTAACTCTGAGGTAGGTCACTTGAATCTTGGTGCGGGACGCATCATTTATCAGGATCTTACTCGCATCACGAAGTCCATTAAAGAAGGCGCATTTTTTGATAATGAAACATTGGTTGCTGCTTTCAAGCATGCAAAGGAGAACAACAATAAGGTTCACTTCTTTGGCTTGTTGTCCGATGGTGGTGTCCATAGCCACATCAATCATCTTCTTGCTCTACTTGAGCTTGCAAAAAAGGAAAACGCAGAAGATGTGTTTGTTCATGGTTTCCTAGATGGTCGCGACGTAGCGCCTGATAGTGCGATCAAGTACATTGAAGAGCTTCAAAGTAAGATGAATGAACTTGGCGTTGGTAAAATTGCAACGGTTCAAGGTCGTTATTACGCAATGGACCGTGATAAACGTTGGGAACGTGTTGAAAAAGCATATCGTGCCATGGTCTATGGTGATGCGCCTCATTACTCTGATGCGATCAAGGCTGTGAAGGAATCCTATGAGAAATCTGTGATGGATGAATTCGTTATGCCTACTGTAATGGTAGATGAGAACGACCAACCAATTGGAAAAGTAGAAGACGGAGATTCTATCATCTTCTTCAACTTCCGTCCCGACCGTGCAATCCAGACTTCCCAAGCGTTCACGAATGAGGATTTCCGTGGCTTTGACCGTGGAGAGAATTATCCGAAAAACTTACACTTTGTATGCTTAACGAAATTCTCTGAGACAGTCGGTGGATACGTAGCATATAAACCAACTAACCTAGATAACACATTGGGTGAAGTGTTAGCTCAAAACAATTTGAAGCAACTACGCATTGCGGAAACTGAAAAGTATCCACATGTAACGTTCTTCTTCAGTGGTGGTCGTGAGCAGGAGTTCCCGGGTGAAAAACGTATTTTGATCCCTTCTCCAAAGGTAGCGACATATGACCTGCAACCAGAAATGAGCGCAAATGAATTAACGGATGCAGTAGTGAAGGAAATTGAAGAAGAAAACTTCGATGTGATCATTCTTAACTTTGCAAACTGCGATATGGTTGGACATTCCGGCATGATGGAACCAACTATTAAAGCTGTTGAAACCGTTGATGCTTGCGTAGGTCGTGTAGCAGACGCTATTATTGCTAAGGGCGGAGTATCCATCATCACAGCCGATCATGGAAATGCAGATTTGATGCTGACAGACGAAGGTAGACCTATTACTTCTCATAGCACAAACCCTGTTCCAGTTATTGTGACTAAAAAAGGTCTAGAACTGCGACCAGATGGTATTCTTGCTGACTTATCCCCAACTATGTTGGAGCTACTAGGTGTAACACAACCAGCAGAAATGACCGGACAATCCATTATTAAAAAATAA
- the secG gene encoding preprotein translocase subunit SecG: MLALLAKIFLIVSAIGLILVVLLQSGKSAGLSGAISGGAEQLVGKQKARGMDAVLGKITVVFAVVFMLSAILLAFFLQAK, encoded by the coding sequence ATGCTAGCTTTACTTGCAAAGATTTTCTTAATAGTTTCCGCTATCGGTTTGATTCTTGTCGTTCTTCTGCAATCCGGTAAAAGCGCTGGTCTTTCTGGTGCAATTAGCGGTGGAGCTGAACAACTTGTTGGTAAACAGAAAGCAAGAGGAATGGATGCTGTTTTAGGTAAAATCACAGTGGTTTTCGCTGTAGTGTTCATGTTATCCGCTATCTTGCTGGCATTCTTCCTTCAAGCAAAGTAA